GTGGCTGAAGGGGATGCGGAGTACATTACCCGCCCACGCTCACGTAAATCCCTGAAAAACGAATTCTTCGAATCAACACAATGAAAATCTTTCTTGACGCCAACGTGCTTGTGGCAGTTCTGAACAAGGAGTATCCGCTATTCAGCGATGCTGCAAGGGTGCTTAGCCTTTCGGATAAATCAGGTTTCCAACTTTTTACCTCGCCAATTTGCCTGGCCATTGCCTTTTATTTCGCTAAAAAGAAAAGTGGAGCTGCAGATGCAAAGCAAAAAATTAAAATGCTGACTGACCATATTCTGATCGCTCCAACCGATGCAGCCGCAGTTCAACAAGCGATAAACAACCAGCAGGTACTCGATTTTGAAGATGGCCTGGAGTACTATTCCTCTGTTGGAGCTGGTTGCCAGGTTATTGTTGCCGAAGATAAGGATGATTTTTATTTTGGGGAAGTGCCGGTAATGAACTGCGCTGAATTTCTCTTCAGCGACTTGTTCAAAACTTATACCCCATCGTGAAATAAAGCCCTTTATAATAAAACTCTTTGTCTGGTGAACGGGAAATATTGGTGAGTCCCTGGCGATAGGTGAATGCCATCTGAAGTTTCATGATATCCATACCAATACCCATACTCACGCCCCATTCCTGGTCATCATACAGATCATCGTAATTCAAACCGTCCAGGTTGTTTTTTCCTGCAAAGGTGTAGCTGTAGTAAGGGCCAATAAAAGGAAAAGCCCGTACCATTTCATTCGACTCATTGGCTGGATTATATTGCAAATTCA
The Bacteroidales bacterium genome window above contains:
- a CDS encoding twitching motility protein PilT; protein product: MKIFLDANVLVAVLNKEYPLFSDAARVLSLSDKSGFQLFTSPICLAIAFYFAKKKSGAADAKQKIKMLTDHILIAPTDAAAVQQAINNQQVLDFEDGLEYYSSVGAGCQVIVAEDKDDFYFGEVPVMNCAEFLFSDLFKTYTPS